A region of Synechococcus sp. WH 8016 DNA encodes the following proteins:
- a CDS encoding response regulator transcription factor gives MKHSPEQRRIFQKPGMPAMPQEQPNRLLIVDDDPELLRFLLEEFSSETMECIAANCGADALMHLRQSSFDLVLLDWTLPDFEGIEICRRLRSSGDTTPVLMLTARDDLDERVRALDLGVDDYLTKPFELKELHARVRARLRRGQYASAERVKDSLNLGDLHIDLIEHQVHRGDRALSLSQREFELLAHLVKHTGEVQTRQQILESVWGKPFVGDPNSLDVYMGYLRKKVEAQGDPQLLHTVRGVGFMARVGDPKS, from the coding sequence ATGAAGCATTCCCCGGAGCAGCGCCGTATCTTTCAGAAACCTGGTATGCCCGCCATGCCGCAGGAACAACCCAACAGGCTGCTGATCGTCGACGACGATCCAGAGCTACTGCGCTTTCTCCTGGAAGAGTTCAGCAGCGAAACAATGGAATGTATTGCTGCAAACTGCGGAGCTGATGCACTGATGCATCTCCGTCAGAGCAGCTTCGATCTCGTTCTACTGGATTGGACACTTCCAGACTTTGAGGGCATTGAGATCTGCCGGCGGCTACGCAGCAGCGGTGACACCACACCCGTTCTGATGCTCACAGCCCGCGATGATCTGGACGAAAGGGTGCGAGCGCTTGATCTGGGCGTCGACGATTACCTCACCAAACCCTTCGAATTAAAGGAATTGCACGCCCGTGTACGCGCAAGATTGCGCCGAGGCCAGTATGCAAGCGCTGAACGCGTCAAAGACAGCCTCAACCTGGGAGATCTGCACATCGACCTGATCGAACATCAAGTTCATAGAGGAGATAGGGCGTTGTCACTCTCCCAGCGTGAGTTCGAGCTGCTCGCTCACCTCGTTAAGCACACCGGCGAGGTTCAAACCCGGCAACAAATTTTGGAAAGCGTTTGGGGAAAGCCGTTTGTAGGGGATCCCAACTCGCTAGATGTCTACATGGGCTACTTACGCAAGAAGGTGGAAGCCCAAGGAGATCCGCAACTGCTACACACCGTGCGCGGTGTGGGCTTTATGGCACGAGTTGGCGATCCGAAATCTTGA
- a CDS encoding HAMP domain-containing sensor histidine kinase produces MASRSLPSLRVWLQSSSLLAVVAGYSLLFAVSRGFVESERLDRHQLLVAALSDGLRDGRVTLPLPPGLGVKAEWIKTRLVVPPQTIRSADGRVWLISRTPLDSPSQQASVLEVRQDITASVARSQRDLLLLIAVAGGSVLFTSALLRLVIWRGLIQPLRGFTHELEQLEADSLGSHVLNPAEQPSEFRSIVEAFNQLQTRLAEAWQRERRFVDGVAHELRTPITVISIHAQRLQAEPSQNSPAAVALIAAEAKRLGELISVMLDFARVDAGRLALAVIELEPEALLLRAFERLQGLAPDRLSLAPPVQDDLPLIHADADRVHQCLAALVENALRYSDGAVQLGVSGYSTGVTLHVRDQGPGIPVAERNQVLERFARGRTATGTQGSGLGLAIAHDLMRAMQGELLIGDAPGGGADLQLRFKISDRQLVP; encoded by the coding sequence TTGGCTTCCCGATCACTTCCCTCTTTACGGGTCTGGCTTCAGTCCAGTTCCCTGTTGGCGGTGGTCGCCGGTTATAGCCTGCTGTTTGCGGTCAGTCGCGGGTTTGTTGAATCCGAACGTCTTGATCGTCACCAGCTACTTGTGGCTGCTTTGTCTGATGGGTTGCGCGATGGAAGGGTCACCCTGCCTCTGCCTCCGGGGTTGGGGGTGAAGGCGGAGTGGATCAAGACGCGCCTCGTTGTTCCTCCGCAAACCATTCGTTCGGCGGATGGTCGTGTCTGGTTGATCAGTCGAACGCCGTTGGACTCACCGAGCCAGCAGGCATCTGTTCTGGAAGTGCGGCAAGACATAACGGCCTCGGTTGCTCGCAGTCAGAGGGATCTGCTGCTGTTGATCGCAGTGGCCGGAGGGTCGGTGCTGTTCACCTCCGCCCTGTTGCGGCTCGTGATCTGGCGGGGCTTGATTCAGCCCTTGCGGGGCTTCACCCATGAATTGGAGCAGTTGGAGGCTGATTCGCTCGGCAGCCATGTGCTGAATCCTGCTGAGCAGCCCAGCGAATTTCGCTCCATCGTGGAGGCCTTTAATCAGCTACAAACACGTTTGGCGGAGGCATGGCAGCGTGAACGCCGCTTTGTGGATGGCGTCGCCCATGAATTGCGCACGCCGATAACGGTGATCTCTATCCATGCCCAGCGTCTTCAGGCTGAGCCTTCGCAGAACTCCCCAGCTGCGGTTGCCTTGATCGCTGCTGAAGCAAAGCGGCTGGGTGAATTGATTTCGGTGATGCTCGACTTCGCCCGCGTTGATGCCGGGCGACTCGCTTTGGCGGTTATTGAGCTCGAGCCTGAGGCATTGCTGCTGCGGGCGTTTGAACGCCTGCAGGGTCTGGCTCCCGATCGATTGAGTTTGGCGCCTCCTGTTCAGGATGATTTGCCACTTATTCATGCTGATGCTGATCGGGTGCATCAATGCCTGGCCGCCCTGGTGGAGAACGCCTTGCGCTATTCAGATGGTGCCGTTCAGCTGGGAGTGTCGGGATACTCCACTGGCGTCACGCTGCATGTGCGCGATCAAGGGCCCGGCATCCCCGTAGCGGAACGCAATCAGGTGTTGGAGCGGTTTGCCCGCGGACGCACGGCGACTGGAACCCAGGGCAGTGGCCTTGGTCTGGCCATCGCCCATGACTTGATGCGGGCGATGCAGGGCGAGTTGCTGATCGGCGATGCCCCAGGAGGTGGGGCTGATCTCCAGTTGCGCTTCAAGATTTCGGATCGCCAACTCGTGCCATAA
- a CDS encoding type IV pilin protein, with translation MTKLNSRLQLALLNRKKGRNLLEKGFTLVELMIVIVIVGILSAVALPSFLNQTVKAKATECTTKFGAMLSQIAAEAQISTGDADTLAAALVSSGDTNSLICDFTITPIEDGTGSIYTGSVAGKGELLNKYLAKGCVNYSNSKRVIKSATSNTDSPPTIADADINCT, from the coding sequence ATGACGAAGCTAAACAGCCGGCTGCAACTGGCACTCCTCAACCGCAAAAAAGGCCGCAATCTGCTCGAGAAGGGCTTCACCTTGGTGGAGCTGATGATCGTGATTGTGATTGTGGGAATCCTTTCTGCAGTTGCACTTCCAAGCTTTCTGAACCAAACAGTGAAAGCCAAGGCAACAGAATGCACGACAAAATTTGGTGCGATGCTCTCACAGATAGCAGCAGAGGCACAGATTTCTACAGGCGATGCAGACACCCTGGCAGCAGCACTTGTTAGCTCCGGCGACACAAATTCACTAATTTGCGATTTTACTATCACTCCTATTGAGGACGGAACCGGAAGCATTTACACAGGCTCAGTCGCAGGCAAGGGGGAGCTATTAAACAAGTATTTAGCAAAAGGATGTGTCAACTACTCGAATTCAAAACGTGTGATTAAATCGGCTACTAGCAACACAGACAGCCCTCCAACAATAGCCGATGCAGATATAAATTGCACATAA
- a CDS encoding Tfp pilus assembly protein FimT/FimU, which yields MNNHRVIHNGFSLPELMVVVAIVGILSGISIASFDRNYKQEVLKRDSREASTWLREVKSKAVQQNRICEVTIDRSLGTATQTNPSDSGLAAADRCEQLGDYSFRAPISTLISDNQCLWDDNTNKLLISFTARGTLPCGGEIRLTDTKYSTTRCVKLVSPLGVIREGPEQQGICNYANSY from the coding sequence ATGAATAATCACAGAGTTATTCACAATGGTTTCAGCCTTCCGGAGTTGATGGTGGTGGTGGCGATTGTGGGAATTCTCAGTGGCATCTCCATCGCCAGCTTCGATCGCAACTACAAACAAGAAGTCCTAAAGCGAGACAGCCGAGAAGCCTCAACCTGGCTCAGGGAAGTAAAAAGCAAAGCCGTTCAGCAAAACAGGATTTGCGAAGTCACGATTGATCGATCCCTAGGGACGGCAACCCAAACCAATCCCAGCGATTCGGGCTTAGCTGCCGCCGATCGCTGTGAGCAACTCGGAGACTATTCCTTTAGAGCACCAATCTCAACACTCATCAGCGATAACCAATGCCTATGGGATGACAACACCAACAAACTTCTGATCAGCTTCACCGCCCGCGGAACACTTCCCTGCGGAGGGGAGATACGCCTCACCGATACCAAATACAGCACAACACGCTGCGTCAAGCTCGTCTCACCCCTCGGTGTGATTCGAGAAGGTCCTGAACAACAAGGAATATGCAATTACGCCAACTCCTATTAA
- a CDS encoding prepilin-type N-terminal cleavage/methylation domain-containing protein, whose translation MQLRQLLLTKGFTLVELMVASVIGLLTTTVAGQVMLNHFETSERAEAFQRHRENWTRAANFIEAEVALSESIITDGTKVTIPASCKSVFNQDQTQFKFALNIRQDIHQSIYAVRPSEEGWLKPNTLWRCGPSFDQYGNYLSIEEEVNEGPIAQILLDGLDDNDSHNGFEVRESTSPGKLLNFKLSMVKRNQRNQNVQFSYSNQGSTRTRISPLYSRPTSGSLCTASNMAKFSPKPGSSSTDFKVNLSVNDLTPGQDVLICGKGLVTAIHGSDYDDIIESGANESTTIYGCNGNDVLEGTIANDSLRGDDGSTSNCPDGIKIDGDDILIGNGNNSTNPEILIGGNGFNRYIPGIGNASVIGGDNLDIVFFDKPVQFTDENTTTTNYTFTAKSGGICNRSQCTVKDITNNPQLEYTLENVEILIFPDQRKDLE comes from the coding sequence ATGCAATTACGCCAACTCCTATTAACAAAGGGCTTCACACTGGTGGAGTTGATGGTGGCCAGCGTTATCGGGCTACTTACAACCACAGTGGCCGGTCAAGTCATGCTGAATCACTTCGAAACATCGGAAAGAGCAGAGGCCTTCCAGCGTCACCGGGAAAACTGGACACGAGCAGCAAACTTCATTGAGGCCGAAGTGGCACTATCTGAATCAATCATCACCGATGGCACAAAGGTGACAATTCCAGCAAGCTGCAAATCGGTTTTCAATCAAGACCAAACTCAATTCAAATTCGCTCTGAATATTCGTCAAGATATTCACCAATCAATCTACGCCGTTCGCCCATCGGAGGAAGGCTGGCTGAAACCCAACACCCTTTGGAGGTGCGGCCCTTCCTTTGACCAGTATGGAAATTACCTCTCCATTGAAGAAGAAGTCAATGAAGGACCGATCGCTCAAATTCTCCTTGATGGTCTCGATGACAATGACAGTCACAATGGTTTTGAAGTCAGAGAATCAACATCACCAGGAAAATTACTCAATTTCAAACTGTCGATGGTTAAGCGCAATCAACGCAACCAGAATGTGCAGTTCAGTTACAGCAATCAAGGCAGCACCAGAACACGAATCAGCCCCCTTTATTCCAGGCCCACATCCGGCAGTCTCTGCACTGCATCGAATATGGCAAAGTTCAGCCCAAAGCCAGGGAGCTCGAGCACAGATTTCAAGGTGAATTTAAGCGTAAATGACCTTACTCCTGGCCAGGACGTGTTGATTTGTGGGAAAGGACTTGTAACCGCGATCCATGGAAGTGATTACGACGATATCATTGAAAGTGGGGCTAATGAATCAACAACGATCTACGGCTGCAACGGCAATGATGTCCTGGAAGGAACAATCGCAAACGACTCGTTAAGAGGTGATGACGGAAGCACATCAAACTGCCCAGATGGCATCAAAATTGATGGTGATGATATTTTGATAGGCAATGGAAATAATTCCACCAATCCAGAAATCCTCATTGGCGGGAATGGATTCAACCGCTATATACCAGGCATAGGAAATGCAAGTGTCATAGGAGGAGACAATCTTGACATTGTTTTCTTCGATAAACCAGTTCAATTTACTGATGAAAATACTACAACAACTAATTACACCTTTACAGCCAAATCAGGGGGGATTTGTAATCGGTCTCAGTGCACCGTAAAAGACATCACGAACAACCCACAACTCGAATACACCCTAGAGAATGTGGAGATCTTAATCTTTCCCGACCAACGCAAAGACCTAGAATAA
- the lepA gene encoding translation elongation factor 4: MTDAPVKRIRNFCIIAHIDHGKSTLADRLLQDTGTVANRDMQEQFLDNMELERERGITIKLQAARMNYKAADGEEYVLNLIDTPGHVDFSYEVSRSLQACEGALLVVDASQGVEAQTLANVYMALENDLEIIPVLNKIDLPGADPDRIKEEIEAIIGLDCSNAIPCSAKTGMGVPEILQAVVDRVPPPADTVKEPTKALIFDSYYDPYRGVIVYFRVMSGRITRKDKVLLMASNKTYELDEVGIMAPDEKKVDELHAGEVGYLAASIKAVADARVGDTITLVNEPADAPLPGYAEAKPMVFCGLFPTEADQYPDLREALHKLQLSDAALKFEPETSSAMGFGFRCGFLGLLHMEIVQERLEREYNLDLIVTAPSVIYTVNLTNGEQILVDNPATLPDPQQRESIEEPYVRMEIYAPNEFNGALMGLCQERRGDYIDMKYITKERVTLIYELPLAEVVTDFFDQMKTRTQGYASMEYHLIGYRKNELVRLDVLINAERADPLTTIVHRDKAYNVGKGLVEKLKELIPRQQFKIPLQASIGSRIIASTSISAIRKDVLAKCYGGDISRKKKLLKKQAKGKKRMKAMGKVDVPQEAFMAVLKLNQTP; this comes from the coding sequence ATGACCGACGCTCCCGTCAAAAGGATTCGCAACTTCTGCATCATTGCCCACATCGACCATGGCAAGTCGACGTTGGCCGACCGTTTGCTGCAAGACACCGGCACGGTGGCCAATCGGGATATGCAAGAGCAGTTCCTCGACAACATGGAGCTGGAGCGGGAACGGGGGATCACGATCAAGCTCCAGGCTGCCCGCATGAACTACAAGGCGGCGGATGGTGAGGAGTATGTCCTCAACCTCATTGATACACCTGGTCATGTGGACTTCTCCTATGAGGTGAGCCGCAGCCTGCAGGCCTGTGAAGGGGCCTTGCTTGTGGTGGATGCAAGCCAGGGCGTTGAGGCTCAGACCTTGGCCAACGTGTATATGGCGCTGGAGAACGATCTTGAGATCATTCCTGTGCTCAACAAGATTGATCTGCCTGGGGCCGACCCGGATCGGATCAAGGAGGAGATCGAGGCAATTATCGGTTTGGATTGCTCGAATGCGATCCCTTGCTCTGCCAAAACAGGGATGGGCGTTCCTGAAATTCTCCAAGCGGTGGTGGATCGGGTGCCACCTCCTGCCGACACGGTGAAGGAGCCCACGAAAGCTTTGATTTTTGATTCCTATTACGACCCTTATCGCGGCGTAATTGTTTACTTCCGTGTGATGAGCGGCAGGATTACTCGCAAAGACAAGGTGTTGCTCATGGCGAGCAACAAAACCTATGAACTCGATGAAGTCGGGATCATGGCTCCGGATGAGAAAAAGGTGGATGAGCTCCACGCCGGAGAGGTGGGATACCTCGCGGCATCGATCAAGGCCGTGGCTGATGCCCGTGTGGGCGACACGATCACCCTGGTCAATGAGCCCGCTGATGCCCCGCTTCCTGGCTATGCAGAAGCCAAGCCGATGGTGTTTTGTGGTTTGTTTCCGACGGAAGCCGATCAATACCCGGATTTACGCGAAGCTCTGCACAAATTGCAGCTCTCTGATGCAGCGCTGAAATTTGAACCCGAAACCAGCAGTGCAATGGGCTTTGGATTCCGTTGTGGATTCCTTGGTTTGTTGCACATGGAGATCGTGCAGGAGCGGCTGGAACGCGAATACAACCTAGACCTGATTGTTACCGCTCCATCGGTGATTTATACCGTAAACCTCACCAATGGTGAGCAAATCTTGGTGGATAATCCGGCCACACTTCCGGATCCTCAGCAGCGTGAATCGATTGAGGAGCCCTATGTGCGCATGGAGATTTATGCGCCGAATGAGTTCAACGGGGCCTTGATGGGACTGTGCCAGGAGAGAAGGGGTGACTATATCGATATGAAGTACATCACCAAGGAACGGGTGACCTTGATCTATGAATTGCCCTTGGCGGAAGTTGTGACTGATTTCTTCGATCAAATGAAGACCCGCACCCAGGGTTATGCCTCGATGGAGTACCACCTGATTGGATATCGCAAGAACGAGCTTGTGCGTTTGGATGTGTTGATCAATGCGGAAAGAGCTGATCCTCTTACCACGATCGTGCATCGCGATAAGGCCTATAACGTGGGCAAGGGCTTAGTTGAAAAGCTCAAGGAATTGATTCCTCGCCAACAATTTAAGATTCCTTTGCAGGCTTCCATCGGTAGCCGGATTATTGCCAGTACGAGTATTAGTGCAATCCGTAAGGATGTGCTTGCCAAGTGCTACGGCGGTGATATTTCGCGCAAGAAGAAACTGTTGAAGAAACAGGCAAAAGGTAAGAAGAGGATGAAAGCAATGGGTAAGGTAGATGTACCGCAGGAGGCTTTCATGGCGGTGTTGAAGCTGAATCAAACACCTTAA
- a CDS encoding malate:quinone oxidoreductase: MDRYDVVLVGAGIMSATLATLLHELDPDLRLLVVERLEAPALESSAAGNNAGTGHAANCELNYTPLLADGTVSTAKPLAINASFECSLEFWSSLCEQGRLDPSGFIHRVPHISFVWGEGDVAYLRQRYEQLKPLPAFAAMEWSRDEAELASWIPLVMAGRDPQMAVAATRIERGTDVDFGALSRSLFVPLQASGALDLVFGTSVSDLNRRAEGWELQLRGPSGRRDVMTPFVFLGAGGGALPLLQRSGIPEAAAYAGFPVSGQWLVCNDPDLSEHHFAKVYGKAKVGAPPMSVPHLDSRWIDGRRSLLFGPYAGFSSKFLKQGSLLDLPRSVRTSNVLPMLQVGVNNIPLVRYLVNQLRQSSEDRMEALKAFLPTARADDWALSVAGQRVQIIKRTPTGGRLQLGTEVVASGDGSLAALLGASPGASTSVTIMLEILQRCFPDRLASQAWQQRLQALLPSYGQDLNADRELLQRSRDRSDALLGLQIAS; the protein is encoded by the coding sequence TTGGACCGCTACGACGTTGTGCTCGTGGGTGCTGGGATCATGAGTGCCACCCTGGCAACCCTCCTGCATGAACTCGATCCAGACTTGCGGTTGTTGGTTGTTGAACGGTTAGAGGCACCCGCTTTAGAAAGCAGTGCTGCGGGAAATAACGCTGGCACGGGCCACGCTGCCAACTGTGAGCTCAACTACACGCCTCTTCTGGCTGATGGCACAGTTTCAACGGCAAAACCGCTGGCGATCAATGCCAGTTTTGAGTGCAGCCTCGAGTTTTGGTCGTCCCTATGTGAGCAGGGTCGCTTAGATCCCTCTGGGTTTATTCACCGCGTGCCCCACATCAGTTTTGTGTGGGGTGAGGGCGATGTGGCCTACCTGCGCCAGCGCTATGAGCAGTTGAAGCCGCTGCCTGCTTTTGCGGCCATGGAGTGGAGCCGTGATGAGGCTGAGCTCGCTTCTTGGATTCCGCTCGTGATGGCCGGGCGAGATCCTCAAATGGCCGTTGCGGCCACCAGGATTGAGCGCGGCACAGACGTGGATTTTGGGGCTTTGTCTCGCTCTCTGTTTGTTCCCTTGCAAGCGTCGGGGGCCCTTGATTTGGTGTTCGGCACTTCGGTGTCTGATCTCAACCGCCGCGCAGAGGGCTGGGAGCTGCAATTGCGTGGCCCCTCTGGACGCCGCGACGTGATGACGCCGTTTGTGTTTCTCGGTGCCGGTGGTGGGGCCCTACCTCTCCTTCAACGTTCGGGCATTCCTGAAGCGGCCGCTTATGCCGGGTTCCCCGTGAGCGGCCAATGGCTTGTCTGCAATGACCCGGATTTATCAGAGCATCACTTCGCCAAGGTGTATGGCAAAGCCAAGGTGGGGGCTCCACCGATGTCGGTGCCCCACCTCGACTCCCGTTGGATCGATGGCCGTCGCTCCCTATTGTTTGGGCCCTATGCAGGCTTTAGCAGCAAGTTTTTGAAGCAGGGGTCCTTGCTGGATCTTCCTCGTTCTGTGCGCACCTCCAATGTGTTGCCCATGCTTCAAGTTGGGGTCAACAACATCCCCCTGGTTCGTTATCTCGTAAATCAACTGCGCCAAAGCAGTGAGGATCGGATGGAGGCGTTAAAGGCTTTTCTCCCAACGGCGCGCGCCGATGATTGGGCTTTGTCGGTGGCTGGTCAGCGCGTTCAGATCATCAAACGCACCCCCACTGGAGGCCGTTTGCAATTGGGCACGGAAGTGGTTGCCTCTGGCGATGGTTCGTTGGCTGCCCTGCTTGGTGCCTCTCCTGGGGCGAGCACCTCCGTCACGATCATGTTGGAAATTCTTCAACGCTGTTTTCCTGATCGCTTGGCTTCGCAAGCGTGGCAGCAGCGTTTGCAAGCGTTATTGCCGAGCTATGGGCAAGATCTCAATGCGGATAGAGAGCTCCTTCAGCGCAGCCGAGATCGCAGTGATGCCCTGCTTGGCTTGCAGATTGCGAGCTAA
- a CDS encoding NifU family protein, protein MSTETMALTNENVEKVLDELRPFLMADGGNVEVVEIDGPIVKVRLQGACGSCPSSTMTLKMGIERKMRESIPEVSEVVQVL, encoded by the coding sequence ATGAGCACCGAGACCATGGCCCTCACCAACGAGAACGTGGAAAAGGTGCTCGATGAACTCCGCCCCTTCCTGATGGCCGATGGCGGCAACGTGGAAGTGGTCGAGATCGATGGTCCAATCGTGAAAGTTCGCCTCCAAGGCGCTTGCGGAAGCTGCCCGAGCAGCACGATGACCCTAAAAATGGGAATCGAACGCAAGATGCGCGAATCGATTCCTGAGGTGAGCGAAGTGGTCCAAGTTCTCTGA
- a CDS encoding alpha/beta hydrolase produces MDSSALKALFLQRVSLGGSELEAMSQAFSALYRSFQTDVVRRVRCSPMKGTFYTWIDPPSGRSKNVCLFFHGGGYTMGSTDDHLQLIASLVEDSGISFLGVDYRLCPNDCFPAALDDVEDAYRWLLAQGYRAEAIGVTGISAGATLVTQLLHRCKSKGLPMPAVALVMAGVMDFRYGRESVAFNAKDDLVSLQRLEAISSHYLPEDGSYDSRDLDCLQQDYSSYPRTLFQVGDREVLLSDAIACFSILKTAGHDVALHVVPGMIHCGQLFLRDFLPGQRATAEASLFLREGFVASNSSSVRGMGECEKEKTGH; encoded by the coding sequence ATGGATTCTTCAGCGTTGAAGGCACTGTTTTTGCAACGTGTGAGCTTGGGGGGGTCTGAGCTTGAGGCCATGTCACAAGCTTTTTCTGCGCTCTATCGAAGCTTTCAGACGGATGTTGTAAGGCGTGTGCGTTGTTCTCCTATGAAGGGAACGTTCTACACCTGGATTGATCCTCCCTCGGGCCGTAGCAAAAATGTGTGTTTGTTTTTCCATGGTGGGGGATACACCATGGGATCGACGGATGATCACTTGCAATTGATTGCCTCACTTGTAGAGGATTCAGGGATCAGTTTTCTAGGGGTTGATTATCGTTTGTGCCCGAATGATTGTTTTCCAGCTGCTCTCGATGATGTGGAAGATGCTTATCGCTGGTTATTAGCGCAGGGCTATCGAGCAGAGGCGATTGGTGTAACAGGAATTTCTGCTGGGGCCACATTGGTGACGCAGTTGCTGCATCGCTGTAAGAGCAAGGGCTTGCCGATGCCCGCTGTGGCGTTGGTGATGGCAGGGGTGATGGACTTCCGCTATGGGAGAGAATCTGTTGCTTTTAATGCCAAGGATGATCTGGTGTCGTTGCAGCGACTGGAGGCCATCTCTTCCCATTATTTGCCAGAGGATGGTTCATATGATTCACGAGATCTTGATTGCTTGCAGCAGGATTACAGCTCTTATCCCCGTACATTATTCCAGGTTGGTGATCGTGAAGTGTTGCTCAGTGATGCGATCGCCTGTTTTTCAATTTTAAAAACAGCAGGACATGATGTGGCTTTGCATGTTGTGCCTGGAATGATTCATTGTGGGCAGCTCTTTTTACGTGACTTTTTACCCGGTCAACGCGCTACGGCTGAGGCATCCCTCTTTCTGCGTGAAGGATTCGTGGCTTCCAATTCATCCTCAGTGCGTGGCATGGGTGAGTGCGAGAAGGAGAAGACTGGTCATTGA
- a CDS encoding DUF4079 domain-containing protein, with the protein MAGVDWLWILHPFLAVVLVYPLVGVVVRLAVQTRARRLQKQNLPVTVGRDHSDLGRWLAAAVVMVVLIALSVVIGTKVPVAEFQGGLGRAIQLLLVLVGTIVSLLALWRCKRPGLRLAFSLITWAGVLGLGAQPEVWRLSDNPLTPAFWQSHYWAGVGVTGLMLFSLGARAEILRDIRMRRMHVTANVLAALLFLTQGLTGTRDLLEIPLGWQKSTIYACDFHAKTCPSLDPNAQP; encoded by the coding sequence ATGGCCGGCGTTGATTGGTTGTGGATCTTGCATCCTTTCCTTGCCGTGGTTTTGGTTTATCCACTGGTGGGTGTGGTGGTGCGCTTGGCCGTCCAGACGCGTGCACGACGGCTCCAGAAACAGAATCTCCCCGTCACGGTTGGGCGCGACCACAGCGACCTGGGTCGTTGGCTTGCAGCGGCTGTGGTGATGGTGGTGTTGATTGCCCTCTCTGTTGTGATTGGCACGAAGGTTCCTGTCGCTGAGTTCCAAGGGGGGCTGGGGCGTGCAATCCAGCTGTTGCTGGTGTTGGTTGGAACGATCGTGAGCCTCCTGGCCCTTTGGCGTTGCAAGAGGCCCGGATTGAGGTTGGCTTTTTCTCTCATTACCTGGGCCGGAGTGTTGGGGCTTGGCGCCCAGCCTGAGGTTTGGCGGCTTTCGGATAATCCCCTTACGCCTGCGTTTTGGCAGTCCCATTACTGGGCTGGTGTTGGCGTGACGGGCTTGATGTTGTTTTCCCTGGGAGCTCGCGCTGAGATCCTGCGCGACATTCGCATGCGTCGCATGCATGTCACCGCCAACGTGCTGGCGGCCTTGCTGTTTTTGACGCAAGGCCTCACGGGGACTCGCGACCTTCTCGAGATTCCGCTCGGTTGGCAGAAGTCCACCATCTATGCCTGTGATTTCCATGCGAAGACCTGTCCTTCACTGGATCCCAATGCACAGCCCTGA